The sequence below is a genomic window from Lytechinus variegatus isolate NC3 chromosome 3, Lvar_3.0, whole genome shotgun sequence.
gttcaaacattttgtaacagttttgccacccaaattggaatttcaacacttagtaagcacaacatttacccttttttgtgccagctggatctgaggacataactgaatctgaacaaaagttgatatcagacatctccagcattttttcactaagtttttatcatttaaagttggtttacatttcatttttcatttaatacttgtttctccacacttttcccaagcttgacaatgattaacaaaatgaaaatcaagcctgagccatttcatgtaaatcacagttcagtgtaaagcaaatatcgtcacgatggccctcggtgtgtgggggagtggggtggggtgcaaccgtgcaatgcactcttcgaagtgttttgggcaaggaaacaagttgaaaaggtaaaagatatcttcaaatcaattttactagctaaattccatgtgttcttcatgattaaggtctacttttattcgcataactatttcaaagttctgcgcaaatcatttttcactaacttttcaaaagtaagtggtgctcactcaagcggaaatatttttcgacatttatatcgtcatttgcttaaatggatctgtaccaatgtgaaaatgtggaaaaatcctcaggatattacaaatgtatgattttacaggactttttctaaagtgtaaacttttttttgatacgcactgtacaatTATTAAATCTGTACACTTGTACAGTAAGTGCACAAACTGCTATTTTAAATAGAAATAAGAACATTGCTGAGAGAGGGCGCTAGATGTGAGTAACACATTCACACTAAAAAATgccaaattcaaatttttgcaGTCGAAAACACATTCCATGGCTGCTACAATTTTGTAAAATAGGAATGTTAAATGATACTTGAGTCTCATCACCAATACTCATGATGAGGATGACTGTAAATTATCATTCCCGAGGTGCTTTTCGTACTGGCCCTTCTATCACCCTGAGGCCTTGGCTGAGAGGTGATAGAAGGGCCAGTATGAAATGCATCAAGGGAGTGAGGATTTCCACCGTCATTTGAATACAGAGCAGTCCATATTTGTGTTATATGCTTCACTGTTATTCACAAAGATCCGTCTTCTAAACTTAATGGCAATGGCTAACTCTatatttgtgtacatgtacaagatgAGTCGCTGGATTACTTTGTAATTCAAATGAGCTGCACTGCTAGTGGATAACCAGCAAAGGTCATGTACGGCCATTTGAGCTGGTAGCCGCATCGATATGGCCACCAGCTCAAGCGGGCTTCTGACTCAAGCTGAAGCCAGCTTGAGTAAGTTAGCTGCTCATTTTGTAAAAACCCTGAGATGCTGAGACAATCATAGACAGACTTGCACTGTGCTGCAGTTTTGACCAATCAGTGATTAGAATCTCAGTATGAGGTATATAATTCTGAACCCTTACCAAAGATTTAAACAGGCTTTAAAGGCATATAGGCTAGTGTCATACTTGAGGAAAACTTTAATTCTTCATGCAACAAAACCAAGATCCTGGTCACCATGAGAAAATAATACTCACTTTCTTAAACGATTCCAATATCTGTTCTGCATCTGAATTTGTATAATGTCTAGCAAGAATGGTTGAAACATGATCCCATAGAGCTGTGCAATTTCCTAAAGTATTCACACTGGTTGGATCTGTATCTGTCTCAGGTCTACGAACAACTAGATGAATCTTGGTACCAGGACCTATCTTGTAGAAGTCTAGACTCTGTCCATCTGAAGGGGAAAATCAATAGATATCAATATACAGAACACATACAAGGCTATTGTATATTTACTAAAATACATCAAGAATTTAactggaatttgatattttcttccTGATCAAAGAGACTAGAGTTTTTCTTAAGGAGCAATTCCAGCCAAACAAGAAGTcgctttgaataaaaagagagaaatcacAAAAGCAAAATGCTTTTATCACatatcagatgtaaaataagatataGAACTTTGAAGTTGTgcttaattttcataaattagtTATTTGCAAACAAGAAAGTTGATAAGAAAATATAGAACATTTCAATTTTGCTGATATATAAGGAAGCATTTTAGTTCATGACATCAATCACAATAGGTTGCAATAATGGCATATCCATATGGGAGGAATTAACCTTTATCACATTATTACaaggaaaaaataagatatttcatataaaaactACAAAAGAGATAGTAAGTGGTTGATGTCAATGGTCCCCTCATCTACAATCCAACCTGGATGTGTatacacatttttctttttctttaaaatcaactttttccagggtggacttgccctttattTATGAGTGTCAGAGTTGCTTCAATGGAAATATCTAGAAAAATTAAATGCATCACATTTAAAAGCAGTTATTAGTAACAAATCATATACCTGCTAATGTTTTCCCTCTGAATACTAGTCTTTGAAGATGGACAGGCACATCAAATTCCCTCGCCACCATCCGCTTCACTGACACAATTGACTCCACATCTGTTACCTTAATacattatgaaagaaaaaaaaaacatattcatgGTACCAAggaaaaaataacataacagAGGGAAACTCAATCATACtcatttaaaatataaaaaaacaattgtgTCACTCTTTTGTTAAGATATGATACACTAAATAAAGTACAGTGTGCAACACCTGAATGAACTACAATGTACTGCTTTCATACACTACACTGTAAAAttcatgtataggcctatttttagttttttaatCAATTGCACTCAACAATGGTTAcattttcttggaataacatttgtttttatgttgggcaggtctgaaaaaaaaatgccgcCCTACCATGCCTTCTATTGCTCGTTCTTTTTAGTAAAGGGCACACAGCCCAAATTGGAGACTCCCTCCCATGTTTTGCACCATTCTGACTCACGGCCATCCATCTTTTATTTTGTAACTTTTATCCACATATGGGTTTTTTACCTCTAAACTCTCAAGTCAAATCCTAACAAAGGttaaattttttgaaatgtcatcacaaCATAGAAAGtaaatggacctagttcatgaaacttggaaataccTGTATAAGGATAATGAAGTATccctaaacatcctgtgcgagtttcaggtcacatgaccaaggtcaaaggtcacttatggtaaatgaactttggccatgttgggggaatttgtggaattgtcatcataacttacaaattttatggatctagttcatggaacttggacataagagcaaccatgtatccctgaatatcctgtgcacgtttcagggcACACTAATAATAgctattttttatatagcgcttctCTTATAATGGCCCAAAGTGCTTTACAGCATATCATTACCCCAGTCATCGGATCCTtacatgcccgcatacaatgtttgcactttctccactccctggggagcattccaacaagagttcaatgactcaattgctaggcatactacatacatgtaggctttcACTTCCTACATGTACTctgtacccatttagcacctgggtcgagagtggcaaagtgtggattaataCCTTGCCAAAAGACGCGAGACaacggtgggattcgaacactcTGTtttcaaggcgagagtcagaaccactacaccatggctcTTCCAAAttaccaagatcaaaggtcatttaaggtgaatgaactttggctgtgtTGGGGATATAtattgaattggcatcataagtttatggatctagttcataaaacatagacacaagggtaatcaagtatgaatgattgttttgcacacatcttAGGTCACatacatgatcatggtcaaaagtcattttgggtcaatggacttagtgaatgttttctttcatgaatgattattcaatagctgttttcaaagttagcactgctgctaaATTGAATCGCGTTTTGCAAGCAAGACTGGCAGAGGCGTCCCACTTGTttattcaccagagtgctcaaaacttgaatttggggcaCATTTTCTGTGTAGGTCCTCGATTGGTGTAAAagtaaaatttaaagaaaattttcattctctgtctttaatttagaaaaaattaaaagaattcAAACTAcaaagagccaagttatatgatgaatagttGTATGTTCCCAAGAGCCATTTGTATTTGGAATACTCTCCCAAACGTTGCAGTAACTTAAGCCTCTATACATGTAGCTGGCTTCCTGGGAGCAACATTGCCCATCATTCAAGAAATGTTGCCTCCCCTCCCTTTAAGATGCTTTAAGACGCATGCACCATCTGCACAAAGCACCTATAGTAGCACATTTTATAAAAGTGCACCAAGAATACCACCACAGGATCACCACATCATCTGAAGCACTGGCAGCACCTGACACAGCACAACCCTCTCCAGGACAGTGTGTGCTTTTTGGGAGagtacttcttcaaggttcaagacACTAAGACAgtgtcaaaaaatcaagcattaaGTCCTCaagaacaagagaaaataagccaaacattgccaaccttatttcccAACACAGGAAATAGTAACAGAGAACATTGtttatcataaccttgttcatggAATGGGTGGCTTTATAGCCACTTGTCCTCTGCAACCACCCACCCTGCCTGTCgggaatctacatgtagatctatgcaGTATATaacacacattttaaaaaatcattaaactaCTATTGTTGTAAcccaaaatactaatttccatacagatgcaatttatttttcattagtaaatgatgaatgttcatttttgtaattcaccagagtgctcaaaaacttgaatttggggcatatttttgtgtaggCCCTCAATAGTTGGAAAGTGATATTGTAATTCAACAATCTCTATTTTCAATTTagaaaaaattaattcaatttacttaagagccaagttatatgatgaaaagttgtaatgaaaactgacactgtaaaaaaaaatcatgcatttgTCCCCAAGACAAGACAAAATAAGGCATACATTGCCAACCTAATGTAGCTACAATGTAGGCTCATATATGGCCAACATTAACCAAGACAACTAAAAAGTGGCAGCTGAGCATGTTATTAAAATATTGTGATGCTACTGCTAGAAAGCACAAATGTACTCATATCTAAAAAACAGTccagaaacaataaaaaaaataaaaatgcacatTGATTCTATGAGTATTCTTTCCCAGCCCCTACCATCAAATCCTATATCAAAAGAgccctgaaaaaaaagagaaaaagattgGTATTTGGTCTCTACTACTGTGCATTAGGGAGACTAATAAATTACACCAGATGGTGGcctgtactacatgtatttccagaAGAAGACTgtacattcaaaatggccaaaAAACTAAACGGGTACAGATGTGCAAAAATTGCGATTGCTCAAACGTCGACAGCACAGCTACACAACTGATCAGCATACGAACGTCCAAGCCAATCTGCTGGCATGTCCGTACACTCAGTTGTAGCTGAAGAAGTGATGGCGATCGAAGAAGAACCTGGCCATGGCTGATCGCGATCCGTTTGTCAcaaaaaatttgttattttccaGCATATTTTTTAGAAAGGtggtaggcctagatctatcaAAGCCGATTATATTTGATATGtaaatttatctttttcttcctttttcccctgTCAAAAAGCAGACCTTAGGAGTAATCACTGTAGTTAACCAGCGGTTGTTTGCTCCACCAATAACCTACGAGcccaatactacatgtatgaccGTCATCCGTCTGTGTACGTTGATGTTGAAAGCCTCAGAAGAAACAGCTGATTTCTCAGTCAATCTAGTAACCCAGGGGCTTACCCTgtatttgaccatactcacaggactagcgtgatttatggtctaaatatttctccaaatgaattgtgaaaacagaaattatgcacttaccacgattgtatggatgaaggtctaacgagtggcagttttcctgacatctgggcacagactggaacctcaaaaaatacgaaaagttctctcctacccccgtctcgatcggctaTTTGggaattttgttatgaatcgtaacaaaatggccgatcgagacaggggtaggagagaacttttcgtttttctgaggttccagtctgtgcccagtcagatgtcaggaaaactgccactcgttcacccatgggttcatatcgtctcgcgagcgaaggattatcagtcatacgcacgcgacacaccactacacttcgaaaatacagtgggcttttgcccacataaaatattatgtataaattaatattccacatcctgctatgacacttaccgaatcatttagatccttccgtgacttctccttgaagtttctttctaaaaatatgtatattttcttgatctttagtgaagattttacggagatagaaatcagtcagcgttgatatcaattttctcctgaagagggcgcgcgatttatattcatatcaaagacacgacaagggaaagaataggcacctacactattttacacgcatatcgacgcaaggcattacgcaaagtccgtgaagtgtccaatcttttcattttatagactttggtataccgtatacgtattattgacgttcgtcaaagcttgtactgctggtttctttccaggcacgtatattattttcatttttttttatcagtcatctttttaaattaatgcaaatgagtgttatcatcaccaataataatcattaattatgttttttgaaggcatttcattaattggtgcccataattagtaaattaatcatgaggattgcgcattcaaagaatttagatacagttataaaattaccgaggagctgaatcaaggttgtgaaattattagcgccatctgggcgttgtggcgggcgcctgtaatccaagctgtggggaagttacaaattgatgcagggggtcgaggttcgagccctggtcacgtctttcggatggtgacgttaaaggtcggtcccagacgtaaataatcatatctgattgatacacgtctgacaaaactcaaatacacacacacacatcaacgggcttccttgtatttccgtggaagagacaagcaaagtcactttcgaggccgaggtaagcaaaatgtgctttttttatcggattattattttattatttttatgttcaacaaactcttgctacttaccggcaagagccccggtgcgtagcgagaaggagcttcggcaaatattacttcagcaatgaagcgatgtttgccgactactccgaaatccagggtcaaacacggtctattgtacgaggttagtacatactaacctcgtacaatgtgtgagtgccACTCGTTAGAGTGaagttagaccttcatccataaaatcatggtaagtgcataatttctgttttcacaattcatttggagaaatatttagaccataaatcacgctagtctcgtgagtatggtcaaatacacggtaagccccTGGGTTATCGTCTCGATCTAGTTAACATGCTCATAATATTGCTCATAATGATTATGCTGCACATGCATGACATGTTCTCAGTTAACTTACCTCTATTCTACACTCTTTCCCAGGAGCTTGTAGTATTTTCACTATTAAAATCATGATGACAGTCTGTGTATCGCAAAACTTGTCAAGATGCTAGTTTCTAACACAGGTTCGCAAATTTACTTTTTTGTCAAATCAAAAGTTTTGATTTGTCACTGACACTGGTCTTTGACTGTCATTGAAATTTTGTTCTTGACTTCGTCTTTGCCTCTCTATTCTACTTTTCTAAACTAATcccttttaaatgtcataagtatgaaataatttgtgcCGCGTGGGTTAGACTCCCAGAAAAATACTAGGAAGTGATGAGATGATCATGATACCGAAATCGAAAACAGTCCAGTCACCATCAGCACAGAAAGTAACACGAATCTGGACGGCTGGGACCGAAGTGGTAATCGGTGGTATGCTTGCAGTCGTTTCTGCAGGTTTGTGGTCAAGCTTTCTCTAATCACGATGGTTCCagttgaaattttaaaaaccCAGTATGTCTATAAGAATGTTGGACTGCGAAATGTTTCACTAATTACACGAAAACGCATAGAATGGAATGTTTTAATTGATGTCATGTCGGACTTCGGTGGACGACTACGTACGGTACGTGAACGCTAGCTAGCGGGGCGCTATATCTGTAATAATTGTGCATGCaattcatgaacatgatgaaactTCACTCTGATCGGGTCTAAATCGCAGACAATAAAGTAATATTGTAATTGAGTTCAAAGAACATTTAAGATGGGGATAAGAAATACCAAAGCAATGGTTTGATTTTATAAAGAATGTTCTGACACAAGAAAGACATTTATGGAAGCAAGAAATGTTTATCGTCGAGATATTGGCGACGGCGTATTGggcagatttttttgtttaacagTTGTGAGCGAGTGAAGcgcgagcaagcaaaatttcgacatttttattgtAGAAATCAAACTGAATGACAGATTTTGCCAAAgtattcagaaaacaatataatttcacctttctcattttccttttctttcaatttttttgtctgtACACTTGCgcaatgaaacaaatattttaggGATCACAACAGCATATCAATGTGGGAACATATAGCCAGCGAGCAAGGCGAGCCTGACAAAAAATTGgccttttgaaatataattctaattatttgatagatttttacatcATATTCAGCAAATAGCACATTTCATGGTTTTCCATTCACTTCATTACGTCGATCACCTCCTATTTTcgtttttatatttcctttaaGAGGGCATAGGGTCGAGGTGTTGGCCTTATTAGAGTTTATTGATTCAAAATATCGTAAAGATAAATTGTGTTCATAGGTTGTAGGTTTGActtaatgtgcagattttccatcggagcaattatCTCTGGAGTATGCCATGGAACCGGGTTGTATGGGACCCACACCCGcgggggcccgttgcataaaacttttacctgagaaaactctggtaaaaactagaactaggttagtctgatttctgccattgactttaacacagggcaaaaacttcGGTAAAAAAACCCTGAGTTTTCTcagtaaaaagttttatgcaacgggcccccggtgtttttctttgatttcatcCAAACATCATGACAGATTTTCTCGTGCAAATTCTTTTCTTGGTTCCACTTTTCCCTTTCCCGGTCCTTTTTTTTGGTAACCCCACGCCCCAAACATTCTGTCCTGCTCAAATTTATAAGGAGGCGGCGGGGGAGTTTTCAGATTGTATAAATTCAAACTTGGACGAAAGTTGTTGGTGAATTTTCTGGTGCTAATGCTGTTTTAATATCAATCATTAAGCCACTCCACATAAAATTCTGATAACGTAGGcctatgttcatggttgagtttTTTTGTGGCGTATCATCACAAGGGATTATGGTTTTATACTCTATAGCTCACAGATATCTTTTTCAAATTGGAAATCTTTAGTGGCTCCCTACCCCAATTTCTCGCTCCCTACCCATTttcaaattctggatccaccactatTTGTCACTGAATTCAACTGATCCTGGGGAGTTGTCAGGAAGAGAATGCACAAGTTTATGCAATATAAAGAATATTCGTTCCTAAGTTTTCAAgagtgctcgctcaaccatgaaagtgtaaaaagttcggaaagtgtgtggtggtaaaaatgatgttaaaaacaacaacaattgaGTCAAATTTGATACTAATTTGTCCCCACTATTCACATTATAGCCCctcaaaatgagtctgtgacattggaaatgcaaattttctcactcatccatgaattaACAAAATCGATTTcttttttgcacagaattctgcccaaaCATTATTGcaaaatgacattgctaaagacacttttggttccaccatattgaataaggggttacttcattcttaaaaaaataatttatgcaCCTACAGTGTACACAATGTCTTGAGAGGAAATCAAAGTTTCAACAAAAGTGAAATAAGGGTTTGTTTGACTTCCGAGTGACACTATGCAAAAGGCGCGCataccaaaataaccattcgatactgcacagtggggccaaggccttgaactttcttctcatttgcataattttcgaatattatgTGAAGCATTTGACAtcaggattttcataaaaatccgAACAAATGAACTATAATGGAAGGTTTGTGTCAGATATCTATAGTTagcaatgacattttttaaaataacgTTAAAAAAGAGCTATTCACATTCCACATCtccattcaagcgtgaatgtttaattaaatgccgttgaatcattgaagcatgttactTGGTCATtaacataatgaaaaaaggttgATAGGGACATTTCAGttcccaaaatgaaacaatatttgcctacgatatttgaaaatcgtattttttaaattttctatgaatgttcattgaaccgtgaaatgATGATTATTGTTAAAGATACTCCTCTTGAAATTAACTGTCACCATACTCGATCAGTTTTATCGATAGAATTgtgtaaaaatcaaattatagcaaattttgtgtttattcaaccgtgaaatttcgCAAAAAaatgtatcgtcttttagaaagaacgttttacaagccttctgacaattttcatgatgcGAATGTGGAATTAATTccagtaaaatggaatcaaagtcactATATTTGGCTTGTAACTTttaaaaagtgacaattttgccTTATAATCTGTCGGTGCTCCCTGGAGCATGGCATAAAATACATCCGTAACATTCACTCACATGGTAGCTTACAAAATTACccacacgctcatgtaaaaatatgttgaaaacTCGCAGTGGTTTGGAAATTATGGATGTTCGtttaagggggacttacttttttgtataCATGGTCTACGGAGGTTGCTTTGTTATTATGGAATCAATGTAAGAACATGCTGATTCAAATATACAGGGAAATCACACCTGAATGTATAATGCTTATATCTAATAagaattttatataaaatgagaaCGTTATGAAGTTTCGCTTTTTTAAAAACACAACACAGGTAATAAGAGCTAATCTATCGAGATAATATCACTAGGCCTATGattcttttgttttgaaatatagaATGTTTCACTTTTTGTAGATTCCACCATTTAAGAATATATCTCATCACAATTACACATTCAATTCACTTCGTATTTCATATGCAAAATTACTATATAATTTGTAGGAAGGTGACGTAATCTATTACATTATTTGCATTCCCTCTGTGTTGTGTATTAAAAAGGATAAGCGGAACTTTAAAAATGGTTTGTATAGGCCTCTTAAAATTCATCGCTTTGAATCTTTCagcggttttttttttactaggtGGAATGGGTATTCCCTCAGAAGTTAACTTGTTTAGGTAACAAAAAATGTCTGTACATTAAAATTTGTTGTTATAATAAAAACCACAAAACTGTTGAAATAACTCTTACAACAAATTACTACACTATAAATCGTATTAAAGAGAGATAGGGAGCTTAAATAATATATCTTTATTGCTCACGTGATAACTTTCATATGATTCTTGAAAGATGGCCACCTCATTTACATTAAACCTGTCATTAAAATGTCTCGCTTGAAATTCACCAACAATGAGTCATACTTCACAGTCATCAGACACCACACATCGAATCATTCTTGATTTCACAATACgaaataattatatcaaaatagAATCAAATTCATATCAAAGCTTCGTTTAATATAACGTTATATCAGTCATGGCAACCCTGGTAGCAACGAGGGTCATAATCAGACAAATTCATTAACACTATTAATTCGATAGCTGTAATTGCAGATCTTTGCACTTTAGTAAAATTATGTTACCCCTGCAAGGAAGATATTATGTCACATCCGGTTACATTTTCATTTAGAGTTGATTGTTGTTTTACTTCATGGCGAACATTAcccaattttgttttgataaagtGATTACGATTTGAGTTATACCAATCCCCATTTTTACATGGGAACAACAATGAGTCATGAACAGTTGAGATAATATAGTGTGTATTATCTTTGCAAATTTAGAGAGAAATCAATCAAACGATTTATACAGCAAGATACAATCATATACACACTAAATAAAAGTGGACAATGAGATATACCAATTTATTTCCCCTTCAGACTAGCTAAATAGCTTAGGATACTAAACTCGTGTTTTCTTTAGTCATAATAGACCAGATCAATGTTATGCTGATAGTTTTGCGATTCGGCTTACCCACTATGAATTTGCAATATATCGTTCGATTTTACGAAAGTCAAAAATTGAATCACTTTAATTACTGGCAAGGCTTAATTTGTATGTAGAGAGGGCAAGTCGATTGCAGCCTGAATCTTAAGCCCTATTAAAGAACCGTTTGCCCACGACCCCCTCCCAGTTAAAGGTGACAACCATCTGACTGCCGACCATCTCCCTGGCAGCGCTGTTGGTTCCCTTGGGACCAGTTAGAACCAGTTTGCTCCCGTTCCAGCTAGGTGTTACTTGAATCTCCTTGCCACGCAGTTCCAGTATGTCTGGATCGACAAACGACTTGCCAATCGTGAAGTTCATCTGGAAAAACCAAATAGATAAACAAAACTGTATCgtgctgaaaaaaatataacaaagaaTCAAGTAATTCGTCCTCTCTTTCTAGTcctattatataaaaaatactaAATTAGAATTTAGAAATGGTCTCTCATAACCTTTATTCTGTTACGGCGGATAATCTAAAACTGCCACATGCCACATAGTTTAAA
It includes:
- the LOC121410504 gene encoding ubiquitin-like protein 4A → MILIVKILQAPGKECRIEVTDVESIVSVKRMVAREFDVPVHLQRLVFRGKTLADGQSLDFYKIGPGTKIHLVVRRPETDTDPTSVNTLGNCTALWDHVSTILARHYTNSDAEQILESFKKEFSTSMTNLSLDDIERIAQSKLEALDRAGPSS
- the LOC121412188 gene encoding fatty acid-binding protein, liver-like; this translates as MADFSGKWVFDHAENMETLADKLKIDPAKIPKDRSTTVEITQNGDNFHIVSVGGGRTRDMNFTIGKSFVDPDILELRGKEIQVTPSWNGSKLVLTGPKGTNSAAREMVGSQMVVTFNWEGVVGKRFFNRA